In Pseudonocardia sp. DSM 110487, the sequence CGAGCTCTCCGACGGTCACCGGGTGTTCGCCGTGGATCCGCCAGGGCAGGGCGGCACGCGAGTCGTCGACCCGGTGTTCGGTTACGACGCAGACGCGATCGCGCGTTCGCTCGGCGATTTCCTCGACGCCGCCGGGATATCGGCGACCGCCGTCGTCGGGCACTCGTGGGGCGGCGGCTTCGCGCTGCGACTCGCCCAGCTGCGTCCCGACCGGGTCAGCAGGCTCGCCCTGCTCGCACCGGGCGGCCTCGACGTGACAGACGGGTGGGAGTTCCGGCTACTGAGGAAACCGCTGATCGGTGAGCTCGCGACCCGGTTCACCTCGATGGCATCGGCGCGACACATCCTGCGCAAGTCCTTCGCCCACCCGGATCGGATGCCAGGCGACGAGTTGCTCCGCGCGGCAATAGGGCAGATGCGATCGGCCCCGGATGCGGAAGGGCTCCGACGGGATCTGCTCCGGGTCGAACGTGGCGT encodes:
- a CDS encoding alpha/beta fold hydrolase, translated to MVEQRTLDTPAVRFQYAVAGDGPPVVLVPGAGGWKLSLERMITELSDGHRVFAVDPPGQGGTRVVDPVFGYDADAIARSLGDFLDAAGISATAVVGHSWGGGFALRLAQLRPDRVSRLALLAPGGLDVTDGWEFRLLRKPLIGELATRFTSMASARHILRKSFAHPDRMPGDELLRAAIGQMRSAPDAEGLRRDLLRVERGVRWSDTERDLDRVRCPTLILWGNRDRYFPVQLLARFTSRLPDLEAHTLAGCGHSLHDDCPDRVYPLLTRFLTANVDTSALHREEAHDG